One Thermococcus sp. EP1 DNA window includes the following coding sequences:
- a CDS encoding S16 family serine protease yields the protein MKKMLSILMLIFLLLPFTSAQCPESGNTIILKAPAVSRTSDGELIGIATDFIITVAPGTGHVYVETWPLAEVDMQASARLAAQIAGKVLGVDMSKYDVFIHVKSDAPIIGGPSAGGTMTVGIIAALKGWKIREDVMMTGMINPDGSIGPVGGILEKASAAYNVGAKLFLIPEGQRIQIVETTEKKQIGSIVEITSKSEKVDVVEYAKERWGLDVKEIKDIYDAVYYFTGKKIEKPPVPANLNVDTSFLKEDAVKDYDETIKYYEKIENKLKDSDISYTTYSYLKNALDEAKKKLDEAKKNLDEGMYYTALSLDFQARITIRHVDWYLDIKSDGDLETLLKSIDNEIKETENHVSNITIRGISMLQAVAASEERIEQAKSLLKDAWSNYYDGNYWNAVSSAAFAYERIQTAKFWASLGERYAKGEVIERDSIKETAREYLDNSRLIITYITSMFGEVSLQDLINLMNEGEEYYLDGKYSAAIFSAMEARIQAEIILDTLGIDNETILMDKLQRMKEDAKIAIAQAQKEGIYPVLSLSYYEFAQSYEKQGGLDNIQTAMMFYQYAKETSTVFLETTSPPKITEEPLISLIPNQTATSTNTTTEPLPETKKLSTPLIVSALVVGLILGFIAGRKS from the coding sequence ATGAAGAAAATGTTGTCAATATTAATGCTAATTTTCTTGCTTTTACCATTTACAAGTGCACAATGTCCAGAGAGTGGAAATACAATTATCCTAAAGGCTCCAGCAGTCTCAAGAACCTCAGATGGTGAGCTAATTGGTATTGCAACGGACTTTATAATAACTGTTGCTCCCGGAACCGGACACGTTTATGTTGAGACTTGGCCCCTTGCAGAAGTAGATATGCAGGCTTCAGCAAGATTGGCAGCACAGATAGCAGGAAAAGTCTTAGGTGTGGATATGAGCAAGTATGATGTTTTTATTCATGTAAAATCTGACGCACCAATCATAGGTGGGCCTTCTGCAGGAGGAACCATGACAGTAGGGATTATTGCAGCCCTTAAGGGATGGAAAATTAGAGAAGACGTAATGATGACAGGAATGATAAACCCAGATGGAAGCATTGGGCCAGTTGGAGGAATCTTAGAGAAAGCTTCTGCAGCATATAATGTGGGAGCTAAGCTTTTCTTAATTCCGGAAGGACAAAGAATCCAAATTGTCGAGACAACAGAAAAGAAACAAATAGGATCAATAGTCGAGATAACGAGTAAGTCAGAAAAAGTAGATGTGGTTGAATATGCCAAAGAGAGATGGGGCTTGGATGTTAAAGAGATTAAGGACATTTACGATGCTGTTTATTACTTTACAGGAAAAAAGATAGAAAAACCTCCTGTACCAGCTAATTTGAATGTCGATACATCTTTCTTAAAAGAGGATGCCGTTAAAGACTATGATGAAACCATTAAATACTACGAAAAGATCGAAAATAAACTTAAAGACAGTGATATTAGTTATACTACCTATTCCTACCTTAAAAATGCCCTAGATGAAGCAAAAAAGAAACTAGACGAAGCTAAGAAGAACCTTGATGAAGGAATGTATTACACAGCTCTAAGCCTTGATTTCCAAGCCAGGATCACAATACGACACGTAGACTGGTATTTAGATATAAAATCAGACGGTGACTTAGAGACCCTGCTAAAAAGTATTGATAATGAAATAAAGGAAACAGAAAACCATGTTTCAAACATTACAATACGGGGAATAAGTATGCTTCAAGCAGTTGCTGCGAGTGAAGAGAGGATAGAACAAGCAAAGTCCCTCCTAAAAGATGCTTGGTCAAACTATTATGATGGAAATTACTGGAACGCAGTAAGTAGTGCTGCCTTTGCTTACGAGAGAATACAAACTGCAAAATTCTGGGCATCTTTAGGAGAGAGATATGCAAAAGGGGAAGTCATTGAAAGAGATTCAATAAAAGAGACTGCAAGAGAATACTTGGACAATTCAAGACTAATAATTACTTATATCACTTCTATGTTTGGCGAAGTGAGTCTTCAAGACTTAATTAATCTAATGAACGAGGGAGAAGAATACTATCTAGATGGAAAATATTCAGCAGCAATATTCTCAGCAATGGAAGCAAGAATCCAAGCTGAGATAATCCTAGACACTCTTGGAATAGATAACGAGACTATTTTAATGGATAAATTGCAGAGAATGAAAGAAGATGCCAAAATCGCAATTGCTCAGGCCCAGAAAGAAGGCATTTACCCCGTTTTAAGCCTCTCATACTACGAATTTGCCCAGAGTTATGAAAAGCAAGGAGGATTGGACAATATCCAAACTGCCATGATGTTTTATCAATACGCCAAAGAAACATCAACTGTTTTCTTAGAAACCACATCTCCTCCGAAAATAACTGAGGAACCCTTGATATCATTAATCCCCAACCAAACTGCAACATCCACTAACACAACTACAGAACCACTACCTGAAACAAAGAAACTCTCAACTCCATTAATAGTTTCGGCTTTAGTTGTAGGCTTAATTTTAGGATTTATCGCCGGAAGAAAATCCTAA
- a CDS encoding universal stress protein, with translation MGLYSSFIGRKFKHIAGKKYEDIIKHYREFLLTEEEKMLPEIRSILMPLDRYVKNIPDEVYETVSAYDASVLLVYIMDSEIFHLLSQTLSKEASEEFKRREEIVGREMLDKVAKELEDFGLRVQRRIFFGNKSEDIIRLAENNDMLVISRAYGSEITKTSPLSPIVLKIIQHLKIPAVVY, from the coding sequence ATGGGCCTTTACTCTTCATTCATCGGGAGAAAGTTCAAACATATAGCGGGTAAAAAATATGAGGATATAATAAAGCACTATCGTGAGTTTTTGCTTACAGAAGAAGAAAAAATGCTACCTGAGATTCGGTCAATCCTCATGCCCCTTGATCGGTATGTAAAAAACATTCCCGATGAAGTATATGAAACTGTAAGTGCATATGATGCAAGTGTGTTACTAGTTTATATCATGGACTCAGAGATCTTTCATTTATTGAGCCAGACATTGAGCAAAGAAGCTAGTGAAGAATTTAAGCGAAGAGAAGAGATAGTAGGTAGGGAGATGCTTGATAAGGTTGCAAAAGAATTAGAGGATTTTGGGTTAAGGGTACAACGAAGGATCTTTTTTGGAAACAAAAGTGAAGATATAATAAGGTTGGCTGAAAATAATGATATGCTTGTTATTTCAAGGGCCTATGGATCTGAGATAACAAAAACCTCTCCTTTGAGCCCAATAGTCCTTAAGATAATCCAACATCTGAAAATTCCTGCTGTAGTCTATTAG
- a CDS encoding SLC13 family permease has product MELFALLVFIFTYALIISERIHRTVAAMMGASIVLLANIVPWEKVPIFLDLDTILLLAGMMIIVNTTRMSGLFEYIAIKTSKLAKGEPIRVLLLFSIVTALVSAFLDNVTTVLLLTPMLLYISKLMEINPLPFLLSEIFASNIGGTATLIGDPPNIMIGSAAGLSFNEFISNMGPIALLDLVVMIIIVYFAYREVLRVSEEKKERILRTLDSLDERAAIRDLALFRKSIITIFVVIALFFVHDRLGVEPAVVALFGASLLLLWSRENPEGILEKVEWATLFFFGGLFILVGSLVETGFIEQIARWMMSYMHGEGEAMLIIAWFSAFASAIIDNIPFTATMIPLIKAMGTSLDTYPLWWALSLGACLGGNGTAIGASANVVVIGIAAKEDIKITFVDFLKMGIIVMTLTVGVGIGVLWFRYVWW; this is encoded by the coding sequence ATGGAGCTCTTTGCATTACTGGTTTTCATTTTTACTTACGCTCTTATAATAAGCGAACGAATTCACAGGACAGTTGCTGCGATGATGGGAGCTTCTATAGTTTTATTGGCAAATATAGTTCCTTGGGAGAAAGTCCCTATTTTTTTGGATTTAGATACAATCCTCCTTCTCGCTGGCATGATGATAATAGTTAATACAACTAGAATGAGCGGTCTTTTTGAATATATTGCAATAAAAACAAGCAAATTAGCTAAAGGCGAACCTATTCGTGTTCTTTTATTGTTTTCCATTGTTACGGCCCTTGTTAGTGCTTTTTTGGATAATGTAACAACAGTTTTACTTCTCACCCCAATGCTTCTTTATATTTCCAAGTTAATGGAAATAAATCCTCTTCCTTTCCTTCTTTCAGAGATTTTTGCCTCTAATATTGGAGGAACGGCGACTCTCATTGGGGACCCTCCCAATATAATGATAGGCTCTGCTGCTGGACTGAGTTTTAATGAATTTATTAGTAATATGGGGCCTATAGCTCTTTTAGATCTAGTAGTTATGATCATTATAGTCTATTTTGCTTACCGGGAGGTATTACGAGTCAGTGAAGAAAAAAAGGAAAGAATTCTGAGAACTCTAGATAGTTTAGATGAAAGAGCTGCCATCAGAGATTTAGCTCTTTTCAGAAAATCAATAATTACTATCTTCGTTGTGATAGCCCTATTTTTTGTTCATGATAGACTTGGTGTAGAACCAGCAGTGGTGGCATTATTTGGTGCTTCTTTGCTCTTATTATGGAGTCGAGAAAACCCCGAAGGGATTTTAGAAAAAGTCGAATGGGCGACTCTTTTCTTCTTTGGAGGCTTATTTATTCTAGTTGGGAGTCTTGTTGAAACTGGATTTATAGAGCAGATAGCCCGTTGGATGATGTCTTATATGCATGGTGAAGGAGAAGCGATGCTGATTATAGCATGGTTCTCGGCATTTGCTTCAGCTATTATAGATAACATACCTTTCACAGCTACTATGATACCTCTTATTAAGGCTATGGGGACGTCTCTTGATACGTATCCCCTTTGGTGGGCTTTAAGTTTAGGAGCATGCTTGGGAGGAAATGGAACTGCCATTGGGGCCTCAGCAAACGTTGTGGTCATTGGAATAGCTGCGAAGGAAGACATAAAAATCACGTTTGTGGATTTTCTTAAAATGGGAATTATAGTAATGACACTCACAGTTGGGGTTGGTATTGGAGTTTTGTGGTTTAGATATGTGTGGTGGTGA
- a CDS encoding universal stress protein: MRILVLIDGSKWSQKAALHALTIAKKKNAKIVLFSVLDRREAKAVAFNLGARQGSFEKIRSFEEEVWNNMKRSIQEVMGEMLRFCQSEGVNCSIKIVEGIAKDKILEEANSGKYSLVVMGAYGKSGKTRIGSLLEEIAGNIRPPLLIVR, from the coding sequence ATGAGAATACTTGTGTTAATAGATGGATCAAAATGGAGTCAAAAAGCAGCCCTTCATGCACTCACTATTGCAAAAAAGAAAAATGCAAAGATAGTTCTTTTCTCAGTTTTGGACAGGAGAGAGGCCAAAGCAGTTGCTTTCAACCTTGGTGCAAGACAGGGAAGCTTTGAAAAAATTCGTAGCTTTGAGGAGGAAGTGTGGAACAATATGAAAAGGAGTATTCAAGAAGTAATGGGGGAAATGTTGAGATTTTGTCAGAGTGAAGGTGTGAATTGCTCTATAAAAATTGTAGAGGGTATAGCGAAAGATAAAATTCTAGAAGAAGCAAATAGTGGAAAGTATTCTCTAGTTGTGATGGGTGCTTATGGAAAGAGTGGAAAGACGAGAATAGGAAGCTTGCTAGAGGAGATAGCAGGGAATATAAGGCCTCCTCTTTTAATAGTTCGATGA
- a CDS encoding winged helix-turn-helix transcriptional regulator, which produces MTSRERVLEHITKNPGITFRKLAQELEMGIGNLQYHLRHLEREKKIVAKKLGGRKYIFPADFSESYKPLMIAISNESQRKILILLAEDEKNQHELAEKLNLTPSTINYHMERLEALGLVRKIKHGKNVIYQPNYDKDVLIRIIREYKPKIWDRLADKLIDLTLTFRGEEYD; this is translated from the coding sequence ATGACCAGCAGAGAAAGAGTCTTAGAACATATTACAAAGAATCCAGGAATAACTTTTCGTAAATTAGCTCAAGAACTTGAGATGGGAATAGGAAATCTCCAGTACCACCTTCGACATCTTGAAAGAGAGAAAAAAATTGTTGCAAAAAAACTTGGAGGTAGGAAATACATCTTCCCTGCAGATTTTAGTGAAAGTTACAAACCCCTTATGATAGCAATTTCAAATGAAAGTCAACGGAAAATCTTAATTTTACTTGCAGAAGATGAAAAAAACCAGCACGAACTGGCAGAGAAGCTCAATCTAACTCCATCCACGATAAACTACCACATGGAACGACTTGAAGCACTGGGGCTTGTGAGGAAAATTAAACATGGAAAGAATGTTATTTATCAACCAAATTATGACAAGGATGTTTTAATCCGTATAATCAGAGAATATAAACCCAAAATCTGGGATAGACTTGCTGATAAGCTAATTGATTTGACCTTAACCTTCAGGGGGGAGGAATATGATTAA
- a CDS encoding polyprenyl synthetase family protein — MKFDPLFKALKEKSKVVDEAIFDLVPEKEPKVIYDAARHYPLAGGKRVRPFIVLMATEAVGGDPEKAIYAAAAVELLHNYSLVHDDIMDMDEKRRGRPTVHKIWGINMAILAGDLLFSKVFEAIAKIPTDPKKVVRVLDVISKTSNELCEGQAMDLEFESKDSVSIEEYMKMISGKTGALIDASATIGGIIGTDNEEYIQALSKYGRNIGIAFQVWDDVLDLIADEEKLGKPVGSDIRKGKKTLIVAHFLENANEEDKREFFKIFGKYAGDVQGEGIIEEDVQEEVKKAIELLKKYGSINYAAEVAKELAEEAKKSLEILPESEARRYLELLADFIVEREY; from the coding sequence ATGAAGTTTGATCCTTTATTCAAAGCATTGAAAGAAAAAAGCAAAGTAGTTGATGAAGCTATCTTTGATCTTGTGCCAGAAAAAGAACCTAAGGTTATTTATGATGCTGCAAGACATTACCCCTTAGCTGGAGGGAAAAGAGTTAGGCCGTTTATAGTATTAATGGCCACAGAAGCTGTGGGTGGAGATCCAGAGAAAGCAATTTATGCCGCAGCAGCGGTGGAATTACTCCATAACTATTCTCTGGTTCATGATGATATAATGGACATGGACGAAAAAAGAAGAGGCAGACCAACGGTTCATAAGATTTGGGGAATAAACATGGCAATACTCGCTGGAGACTTGCTCTTCTCAAAAGTTTTTGAGGCAATTGCAAAGATTCCTACTGACCCTAAAAAAGTTGTAAGAGTTCTGGATGTTATCTCAAAGACCTCTAACGAGTTATGTGAAGGTCAAGCAATGGACTTGGAATTTGAAAGCAAAGATAGTGTTAGCATTGAGGAATACATGAAAATGATAAGTGGAAAAACCGGTGCGCTAATAGACGCTTCAGCCACAATTGGTGGAATTATAGGAACAGACAATGAGGAGTATATTCAAGCTTTATCAAAATATGGGAGGAACATCGGTATAGCATTCCAAGTGTGGGATGATGTTCTGGATCTTATAGCTGATGAAGAAAAACTTGGAAAACCTGTGGGAAGCGATATAAGAAAGGGTAAGAAGACCCTTATTGTAGCCCACTTCCTAGAAAATGCAAATGAAGAGGACAAAAGAGAGTTCTTTAAGATATTTGGAAAATATGCTGGAGATGTACAAGGAGAAGGCATCATAGAGGAAGACGTTCAAGAAGAGGTCAAAAAGGCAATCGAGCTCTTAAAGAAATATGGAAGCATAAACTATGCTGCTGAAGTTGCAAAAGAACTTGCAGAGGAGGCCAAAAAATCCCTAGAGATACTGCCAGAGAGTGAAGCTAGAAGGTATCTCGAACTTTTAGCAGATTTCATAGTAGAAAGAGAATACTAA
- a CDS encoding RNase J family beta-CASP ribonuclease, whose translation MIKVYTIGGYEEVGKNMTAIEYENEVIIIDMGIRLDRVLIHEDVNFQQMSSRDLRKLGAIPDDTSIRNKKVVAIALSHGHLDHIGAIAKLAPHYSNVPIYGTPYTIKLAKGEVRSEQYFEVTNPMYETQYGEIVQVSENLAIEFVQITHSIPHSSMVVIHTPEGAVVYACDYKFDNHNPLGEKPDYKRLKEIGQEGVKILIPESTRVAEQTKTPSEASAKLLLEDFFYYEGMEEKGLITTTFASHIARLQELIEIANNMGRQAVLIGRSLAKYTGIAKQLGLIKMKGAKAVRSPAAVQKTLREVSQARENYLLIVTGHQGEPGAILTRMASGELYDIGKNDTVVFSAGVIPNPLNIAQRYALETKLRMRGVRMVKDLHVSGHSSREDHRYLIKLLNPENIIPAHGEFRMLTYYAELAEEEGYLIGRDVFVSRNGYKVDVR comes from the coding sequence ATGATAAAAGTTTACACAATAGGTGGTTATGAAGAAGTAGGTAAAAATATGACTGCCATAGAATATGAAAATGAGGTTATAATAATTGATATGGGGATTAGACTTGATCGAGTTCTTATTCATGAAGATGTTAACTTTCAACAAATGAGTTCGCGAGATTTAAGAAAATTGGGAGCTATTCCAGACGATACTTCAATTAGAAACAAAAAAGTTGTAGCTATAGCCCTCTCTCATGGCCATCTCGATCATATAGGTGCCATAGCAAAACTTGCACCTCACTATTCTAACGTCCCAATTTATGGAACTCCTTACACAATAAAACTTGCAAAAGGGGAAGTTAGAAGCGAACAGTACTTTGAAGTTACAAACCCCATGTATGAGACTCAATATGGTGAGATAGTCCAAGTAAGTGAAAATCTAGCTATAGAATTTGTCCAAATAACACATTCAATTCCCCATTCGTCTATGGTTGTAATACATACTCCAGAAGGAGCCGTAGTTTATGCCTGTGATTATAAATTCGATAATCACAACCCTCTAGGAGAAAAACCCGACTATAAGAGGCTTAAGGAAATAGGCCAAGAAGGTGTAAAAATTTTGATACCTGAATCTACAAGAGTTGCCGAGCAAACAAAGACCCCAAGCGAAGCTTCCGCAAAATTGCTTCTTGAAGACTTTTTCTACTACGAAGGGATGGAAGAAAAAGGCCTGATAACAACTACTTTTGCTTCACATATAGCTCGACTTCAAGAACTAATAGAAATAGCAAATAACATGGGAAGACAGGCCGTTCTGATAGGGCGGTCATTGGCCAAATATACTGGCATAGCAAAACAGTTAGGATTAATAAAAATGAAAGGGGCTAAAGCCGTTAGAAGCCCAGCTGCCGTACAAAAGACCCTCAGAGAGGTCTCTCAGGCTAGAGAGAATTATCTTCTAATTGTAACCGGTCATCAAGGTGAACCAGGAGCCATCTTAACAAGGATGGCTAGTGGAGAGCTCTACGATATTGGAAAGAATGATACTGTTGTGTTCTCTGCAGGAGTTATCCCAAACCCCCTCAATATTGCCCAACGCTACGCCCTAGAGACCAAACTCAGAATGAGAGGGGTTAGGATGGTAAAAGATTTACATGTATCTGGCCACTCTAGTAGAGAAGACCATAGATATTTAATCAAACTCTTAAATCCTGAAAATATAATTCCCGCTCATGGTGAATTTAGGATGCTTACATATTATGCCGAACTTGCCGAAGAAGAAGGATATTTAATAGGAAGGGACGTTTTCGTGTCAAGAAACGGTTACAAAGTTGATGTGAGGTGA
- the fni gene encoding type 2 isopentenyl-diphosphate Delta-isomerase, with protein sequence MVKLDKEELTVIRKFEHIEHCLKKQVEAHVSTQFENIHFVHTSLPEIDKEEIDLSVEFLGRRFDYPIMIAGMTGGTKGSQIAGKINKTLAKAAQELNIPMGVGSQRAMIRKPETWESYYVRDVAPDIFLVGNLGAPQFAENMPNRYGVEEALKAVETIQADALAIHMNPLQESVQPEGDTQYKGVIKALAELKSELSYPIIAKETGAGVSMEVAIKLESIGIDAIDVGGLGGTSWSGVEYYRAKDEKSRNLALKFWDWGIPTALSVAEVRYATTLPIIATGGIRDGITIAKALTLGANLAGVALPLLKPAVNGDVEGVIKILQRYIDELKNAMFLIGARNVEELKKAPIIVTGFAREWLEQRIDLWEFLKDRRL encoded by the coding sequence GTGGTAAAATTGGATAAAGAAGAGCTTACTGTGATTAGAAAGTTTGAACACATAGAGCACTGCTTAAAGAAGCAAGTTGAAGCTCATGTAAGTACCCAATTCGAGAACATACATTTTGTTCATACATCCCTACCTGAAATAGACAAAGAGGAAATAGATTTAAGCGTTGAATTCCTTGGAAGAAGATTTGATTACCCAATAATGATCGCTGGCATGACTGGAGGAACTAAGGGATCTCAAATTGCTGGCAAAATCAACAAAACTCTCGCCAAAGCTGCCCAAGAGCTGAACATCCCCATGGGCGTCGGAAGCCAGCGAGCAATGATTAGAAAACCCGAAACCTGGGAAAGCTACTACGTTAGGGATGTTGCACCAGACATTTTCCTTGTTGGCAATTTGGGAGCACCCCAATTTGCTGAGAATATGCCAAACCGCTATGGTGTTGAGGAGGCCTTGAAAGCTGTGGAAACAATTCAAGCCGATGCCCTTGCTATTCACATGAACCCTCTCCAAGAGAGCGTCCAGCCGGAGGGAGATACACAATATAAAGGAGTCATAAAGGCTTTGGCAGAACTTAAGAGTGAGCTTTCATATCCCATAATAGCCAAAGAAACTGGGGCTGGAGTCTCAATGGAAGTTGCAATAAAGTTGGAGAGCATTGGAATCGACGCAATAGACGTTGGAGGTCTTGGAGGAACATCATGGAGTGGCGTTGAGTACTACAGAGCAAAGGACGAGAAGAGTAGGAATCTAGCCTTAAAATTCTGGGACTGGGGAATTCCAACTGCTTTAAGCGTTGCTGAAGTTAGATATGCAACTACCTTGCCAATAATAGCAACAGGTGGAATTAGAGACGGAATAACAATTGCAAAGGCCTTAACACTTGGCGCAAACCTTGCAGGAGTTGCTTTACCTCTACTGAAGCCAGCAGTCAATGGAGATGTTGAGGGAGTGATCAAGATTCTTCAAAGATACATAGATGAACTCAAAAATGCTATGTTCCTTATAGGAGCAAGAAACGTAGAAGAGCTTAAAAAAGCCCCTATCATAGTTACAGGTTTTGCAAGAGAATGGCTTGAGCAAAGAATTGATTTGTGGGAGTTTTTAAAAGATAGAAGACTTTGA
- a CDS encoding isopentenyl phosphate kinase, giving the protein MIIIKLGGSVISNKNKPYSFNQEIIEQIAEEITQFYPNEQFILVHGGGSFGHPNAREYKIREGLMGDVKRKRIGFSKTHQAMLKLNSLIVETFLEKDLPAYSVSSSSIFLIEKGEIVYGELEVLRKLLEKDFIPVLFGDTAIALDKGIDILSGDQIVNYLARMFKPNKVLFLMDVDGIYDRNPREKGARLIKELTEEEIKHLLKSSESAGIDVTGGIGNKLKKALEIAHYTDVYFANGIVKGNLIRILKGENPGTIIKRW; this is encoded by the coding sequence ATGATAATCATCAAACTTGGTGGAAGTGTTATAAGTAACAAGAACAAGCCTTACTCATTTAATCAAGAGATTATTGAACAGATAGCCGAGGAAATTACTCAATTTTATCCAAATGAACAGTTCATTCTCGTTCATGGTGGTGGAAGCTTTGGACATCCAAACGCTAGGGAGTACAAAATTCGAGAAGGACTAATGGGAGATGTAAAAAGAAAAAGAATAGGATTCTCCAAAACACACCAAGCAATGCTTAAATTAAACAGTCTAATAGTTGAAACTTTCCTCGAAAAGGACCTGCCTGCCTATTCTGTATCTTCTTCCTCAATATTCCTCATAGAAAAAGGGGAAATTGTCTATGGTGAGCTCGAAGTTTTAAGAAAGCTATTGGAGAAAGATTTCATCCCAGTTCTCTTTGGTGACACAGCAATAGCCCTTGATAAGGGAATAGACATTCTCTCTGGCGATCAAATAGTGAACTACCTTGCAAGGATGTTCAAACCAAACAAAGTGCTTTTTTTGATGGACGTTGATGGGATCTATGATAGAAATCCAAGAGAAAAAGGAGCAAGACTCATTAAAGAACTTACCGAAGAAGAAATTAAACACCTGCTGAAAAGCTCAGAATCAGCTGGAATAGATGTAACGGGAGGTATCGGAAATAAACTAAAGAAAGCTCTAGAAATAGCTCACTACACAGATGTGTATTTTGCCAATGGAATCGTCAAGGGAAATTTAATAAGAATCTTGAAAGGAGAAAATCCGGGGACAATTATTAAGAGGTGGTAA
- a CDS encoding mevalonate kinase translates to MRVLASAPAKIILFGEHSVVYGKPAIAAAIDLRTYVKAEFNKNGRIRIEAKDIRTPGLTVSFSEDQIYFETDYGKAAEVLSYVREAINLVMEEANKQKGVTVSITSQIPVGAGLGSSAAVAVATIGAVSKLLNLELNNAEIAKLGHKVELLVQGASSGIDPTVSAVGGFLYYQNGSFESLPVVELPIVVGYTGSSGSTKELVAKVRKSFDEMPEIIDPILNSMGKVVEKAREIILAEYDKEIKFELLGRLMNINHGLLDALGVSTKSLSDLVYASREAGALGAKITGAGGGGCMYALAPEKQSEVATAIKIAGGMPMITKISKEGLRIEEVEK, encoded by the coding sequence ATGAGGGTTCTTGCTTCAGCACCGGCTAAAATTATTCTCTTTGGAGAGCACAGTGTTGTTTATGGAAAACCTGCTATAGCGGCAGCTATTGATTTGAGAACATATGTAAAAGCTGAATTCAATAAAAATGGGAGAATAAGGATAGAGGCAAAGGATATAAGGACTCCTGGCCTAACAGTTTCTTTCTCAGAAGATCAAATATATTTTGAAACAGATTATGGAAAAGCCGCAGAGGTTTTGAGCTATGTAAGAGAAGCTATAAATCTCGTCATGGAAGAAGCCAATAAGCAAAAAGGAGTAACAGTTTCGATAACTTCTCAAATTCCCGTGGGTGCGGGCCTTGGAAGCTCAGCTGCTGTAGCAGTTGCAACTATTGGAGCAGTTTCAAAGCTTTTGAACTTGGAGTTAAACAATGCAGAGATAGCCAAACTTGGACACAAAGTGGAGCTCCTTGTGCAAGGTGCGTCGAGTGGAATTGATCCGACGGTTTCCGCTGTTGGTGGTTTTCTTTACTACCAAAATGGCTCCTTTGAAAGTCTGCCAGTGGTGGAGCTTCCAATAGTTGTGGGATACACAGGTTCAAGCGGAAGCACTAAGGAACTTGTTGCTAAAGTTAGGAAAAGCTTCGATGAGATGCCAGAGATAATTGATCCTATCCTTAACTCAATGGGGAAAGTCGTTGAAAAGGCCAGAGAGATAATACTAGCAGAATATGATAAAGAAATTAAATTCGAGCTCTTGGGAAGGTTAATGAACATAAACCATGGCCTCCTTGATGCTCTTGGAGTTTCAACAAAAAGTCTGAGTGATTTAGTGTATGCTTCAAGAGAAGCTGGAGCTTTGGGAGCCAAGATAACTGGAGCAGGAGGAGGTGGATGCATGTACGCCTTAGCCCCAGAAAAGCAGAGTGAAGTTGCAACAGCCATAAAAATCGCTGGTGGGATGCCAATGATAACCAAGATCAGCAAAGAAGGACTTAGAATTGAGGAGGTTGAGAAATGA